The following coding sequences are from one Streptomyces sp. NBC_01485 window:
- a CDS encoding GvpL/GvpF family gas vesicle protein — translation MNGASAAWLYAVASGKRPGLPAGLKGVAGEPVRIVEGAGLSAVVGSVPLSDFGEEELGAHLEDLAWLEAAVRAHHRVIDTAARGGCVVPLRFATVYHDDARIRFLLDERRADFDSALDLLAGRTEWGVKAYADPQAFVADPPGDRTSARTSEQDSPGTAYLLRRREQRRGRETAHLRAAECAEAIHAALAELAVRTAEHPPQDARLAEYEGWMLLNNSYLVPDSRAREFAAAVASLELRFPEIRLELSGPWPAYSFTGSGDSGRKG, via the coding sequence ATGAACGGCGCGTCGGCCGCCTGGCTCTATGCCGTGGCGTCCGGGAAGAGGCCCGGTCTTCCGGCCGGCCTGAAGGGCGTCGCGGGCGAGCCCGTGCGCATCGTCGAGGGCGCGGGGCTCTCGGCCGTCGTCGGGTCGGTGCCGCTGAGTGACTTCGGGGAGGAGGAACTCGGCGCCCACCTGGAGGATCTGGCCTGGCTGGAGGCGGCTGTCCGCGCTCACCACCGGGTGATCGACACGGCGGCCCGCGGCGGATGTGTCGTCCCGCTGCGTTTCGCGACCGTCTACCACGACGACGCACGGATCCGTTTCCTTCTGGACGAGCGGCGAGCCGACTTCGATTCCGCGCTGGACCTGCTGGCCGGCCGCACCGAGTGGGGCGTGAAGGCGTACGCGGATCCGCAGGCGTTCGTCGCGGACCCCCCTGGCGACCGGACCAGCGCCCGGACCAGCGAACAGGACAGCCCTGGCACCGCCTATCTGCTGCGCCGGAGAGAGCAGCGGAGAGGACGGGAGACCGCGCACCTGCGTGCGGCGGAGTGCGCGGAAGCGATCCACGCGGCCCTCGCCGAGCTGGCCGTGAGGACGGCGGAGCATCCGCCGCAGGACGCACGGCTCGCCGAGTACGAGGGATGGATGCTCCTCAACAACTCCTATCTGGTGCCCGACTCCCGCGCGCGGGAGTTCGCCGCCGCGGTGGCCTCCCTCGAACTGCGGTTCCCGGAGATCCGGCTGGAACTCAGCGGCCCCTGGCCGGCGTACTCCTTCACCGGGAGCGGCGACAGCGGACGGAAGGGATGA
- a CDS encoding pyridoxamine 5'-phosphate oxidase family protein, whose amino-acid sequence MTGPPGFAKGTGPHSLSLALDRERLPLPLSLRLGDGPFEIGLLFPDGRTRLRLRVNGIARSTARGIAIETAQVFTNCPGRLRRRTGPARPPLACGPTSSGESLTPDQRAWITAADTFFIATASDTGAADASHRGGEPGFVEVLSSTELMWPEYPGNSMLMTLGNLALNPRAGALFVDEHSGATLQLTGTARVRLVGGAGEPRVRFEITRVVQRGRGWGRTA is encoded by the coding sequence GTGACAGGTCCGCCGGGATTCGCAAAGGGCACCGGCCCGCATTCGCTCTCCTTGGCCCTGGACCGGGAGCGACTGCCGCTGCCTCTGTCCCTGAGACTCGGGGACGGACCATTCGAGATCGGTCTGCTCTTTCCCGACGGGCGCACGCGGCTGCGGCTCAGGGTCAACGGAATCGCCCGCTCCACCGCGCGGGGGATTGCGATCGAAACGGCCCAGGTCTTCACCAACTGCCCGGGGCGACTGCGCCGCCGCACCGGCCCGGCCCGCCCTCCCCTCGCCTGCGGACCGACCTCCTCCGGCGAGTCGCTCACCCCGGACCAGCGGGCCTGGATCACGGCGGCGGACACGTTCTTCATCGCCACGGCCTCGGACACGGGCGCCGCCGACGCCAGTCACCGGGGCGGCGAGCCCGGCTTCGTCGAGGTGCTGTCATCGACCGAGCTGATGTGGCCGGAATACCCCGGCAACTCGATGCTCATGACCCTCGGCAACCTCGCCCTCAACCCACGCGCCGGCGCGCTGTTCGTCGACGAGCACAGCGGCGCGACACTCCAACTCACCGGCACCGCCCGCGTCCGGCTGGTGGGCGGTGCCGGTGAGCCGAGGGTTCGGTTCGAGATCACGCGGGTGGTGCAGAGGGGGCGGGGGTGGGGGCGGACTGCGTGA
- the ccmI gene encoding c-type cytochrome biogenesis protein CcmI, translating to MGLFTGLLTLPLAPVRGVAWIAERVHEEANREFADPVVIRQRLEEVQESRESGEITEEEAADLEEEYVRRLMEAGPPSGGLEV from the coding sequence ATGGGACTCTTCACCGGACTGCTGACCCTGCCGCTCGCGCCGGTCCGCGGCGTGGCGTGGATCGCTGAGCGGGTGCACGAGGAGGCGAACCGGGAGTTCGCTGATCCCGTGGTCATCCGTCAGCGGCTGGAGGAAGTCCAGGAATCGCGGGAGAGCGGCGAGATCACGGAGGAGGAGGCGGCGGACCTGGAGGAGGAATACGTTCGCCGTCTGATGGAGGCGGGGCCTCCGAGCGGCGGCCTGGAGGTGTGA
- a CDS encoding gas vesicle protein has product MSQGPGWAGSSRGGLSPARRPAPSEPANLADILERVLDKGIVIAGDIRINLLDIELLTIKIRLVIASVDRAREMGIDWWEHDPTLSVGKRDVVEENERLRRRIGELEAGRRSPPEAAGPGTAEPWQEESRQKESRREEPRPRHEEPRRRPPDRRRSEGDREPGP; this is encoded by the coding sequence ATGAGCCAGGGTCCGGGCTGGGCCGGTTCGAGCAGGGGCGGCCTGAGCCCCGCGCGCCGTCCTGCCCCCTCCGAACCGGCGAACCTGGCCGACATCCTGGAGCGCGTGCTCGACAAGGGCATCGTCATCGCGGGTGACATCCGGATCAACCTGCTGGACATCGAACTGCTCACGATCAAGATCCGGCTGGTCATCGCTTCCGTCGACCGTGCCCGGGAGATGGGCATCGACTGGTGGGAGCACGATCCGACCCTGTCGGTGGGCAAGCGGGACGTGGTCGAGGAGAACGAGCGCCTGCGCCGCCGTATCGGTGAGCTGGAGGCCGGACGCCGCTCGCCTCCCGAAGCGGCCGGACCCGGGACCGCCGAGCCCTGGCAGGAGGAGTCCCGGCAGAAGGAGTCCCGGCGGGAGGAGCCGCGGCCCCGGCATGAGGAGCCGCGACGGCGTCCACCGGATCGGCGGCGTTCCGAGGGCGATAGGGAGCCAGGGCCATGA
- a CDS encoding 2OG-Fe dioxygenase family protein — translation MPLGSEGFVIIDLPDVSADILPSYDDCPVDEYMGNGTRFKRFSQYRLSPQGENAWSFDRLAHRDYTTYKKFNSVGGGIRRVYEPIKVDFTPLIEAGIRELGLDRSEDWQINVHQNRTRADGGKPGPLTPEGVHHDGHEFVMIAILNKVNAAGGTTRLWHPGADAPFWSGTLEPGRAVLLDDRALAHDVTDVLSGDGGPGHRDIVIIAFSRWAEKWYGEEHDAAALSQTENTLETETAK, via the coding sequence ATGCCGCTTGGCAGTGAAGGGTTCGTCATCATCGACCTGCCGGATGTCTCGGCCGACATCCTGCCCAGTTACGACGACTGCCCGGTCGACGAGTACATGGGCAACGGCACCCGCTTCAAACGCTTCTCCCAGTACCGGCTGAGCCCGCAGGGCGAGAACGCCTGGTCGTTCGACCGGCTCGCGCACCGCGACTACACGACGTACAAGAAGTTCAACTCGGTCGGCGGCGGCATCCGCCGCGTCTACGAGCCGATCAAGGTGGACTTCACCCCGCTGATCGAGGCCGGCATCCGGGAACTCGGCCTCGACCGGTCCGAGGACTGGCAGATCAACGTCCACCAGAACCGCACCCGGGCCGACGGCGGCAAGCCCGGCCCGCTCACCCCGGAGGGCGTGCACCACGACGGGCACGAGTTCGTCATGATCGCGATCCTCAACAAGGTGAACGCGGCGGGCGGCACCACCCGTCTGTGGCACCCCGGGGCCGACGCGCCCTTCTGGTCCGGCACGCTCGAACCGGGGCGGGCGGTCCTGCTGGACGACCGGGCGCTCGCCCACGACGTCACCGACGTGCTGTCCGGCGACGGCGGTCCGGGCCACCGGGACATCGTCATCATCGCGTTCTCGCGGTGGGCGGAGAAGTGGTACGGCGAGGAGCACGACGCCGCCGCCCTCTCCCAGACCGAGAACACGCTCGAGACCGAGACCGCGAAGTAG
- a CDS encoding GvpL/GvpF family gas vesicle protein, protein MTGAASQTPGAESGRYVYGVVRGSAATTVVEGLPAVGSADARVTHVRHRGIAAVVSAVSADRPLGTPDDLRAHAQVLDSLAAAAATVLPFRFGTVLPDENAVTDELLAGGYDDFVTALDRLEGSAQFTLKARYVQDEVLREVLAERPEAQRLRDELNGMPEEAGYYRRIQLGQLVAEAIADKRDSDAVEIDRCLAPLSVAVTPDEPAAADAVADVSFLVERERRPAFEQAAEDLARRWHGRIRLRLLGPVAPYAFVTEAMAGFEERR, encoded by the coding sequence ATGACGGGGGCCGCATCGCAAACGCCCGGGGCGGAGAGCGGCCGGTACGTCTACGGAGTCGTCCGGGGGTCCGCAGCCACCACGGTGGTGGAGGGGCTGCCTGCGGTGGGGAGTGCCGACGCCAGGGTGACCCACGTCAGGCATCGCGGCATCGCGGCCGTCGTGAGTGCGGTGTCCGCCGACCGGCCGCTGGGGACGCCGGACGACCTGCGCGCCCACGCTCAGGTGCTGGACTCGCTCGCGGCCGCGGCCGCGACGGTACTGCCCTTCCGGTTCGGGACGGTGCTTCCCGATGAGAACGCGGTGACCGATGAGCTGCTGGCGGGCGGCTACGACGACTTCGTGACCGCTCTCGACCGGCTGGAAGGTTCCGCCCAGTTCACACTCAAGGCCCGGTACGTACAGGACGAAGTGCTGCGGGAGGTGCTCGCCGAGCGGCCGGAGGCCCAGCGGCTGCGGGACGAGCTGAACGGCATGCCCGAGGAGGCCGGTTACTACCGGAGGATCCAGCTCGGTCAACTCGTGGCCGAGGCGATCGCGGACAAACGGGACAGCGACGCCGTGGAGATCGACCGCTGTCTGGCACCGCTCTCGGTCGCCGTGACACCGGACGAACCGGCTGCCGCCGACGCGGTCGCGGATGTCTCCTTCCTGGTCGAGCGGGAGCGGCGTCCGGCCTTCGAGCAGGCGGCGGAGGACCTCGCCCGGCGCTGGCACGGCCGGATCCGGCTGCGCCTGCTCGGGCCGGTGGCTCCGTACGCCTTCGTGACCGAGGCGATGGCCGGCTTCGAGGAAAGGCGTTAG
- a CDS encoding iron-containing redox enzyme family protein — translation MPQVGSSKGRAATGDPFLATVDTIGSWLGSAPGKVDSVLSGDERDRILGEVADMNRAAATGDKSALYAQQYLLDRIYQLYTKIPLGETAEGSVVVYEIGRLLETATAEAQDRLIDPGLLDEAPAEPREYLSWLKQMARGHRVYKHPYYHEFIRNTATESDLRNYVMQESVVDGRFDDLLALMQVGTAGEAKMEIASNFWDEMGNGKPAEVHTTLFNKIFEVFEISEEELERSLTATSLLNGNLAVMLCRHRSLYPEAVGFLGMTEWMAPDRFVQVVHAWERLGLPEVGITYHRLHITIDSQHAQGWFHNVVLPAAESAYMRRAIARGILWRLNSSAAYLDERMPSAAV, via the coding sequence ATGCCACAAGTCGGCAGTTCCAAGGGTCGGGCGGCAACCGGCGACCCGTTCCTGGCCACCGTGGACACGATCGGCTCATGGCTCGGTTCCGCACCCGGGAAGGTCGACTCCGTCCTGTCGGGCGACGAGCGGGACCGCATCCTGGGCGAGGTCGCCGACATGAACAGAGCGGCAGCCACGGGCGACAAGAGCGCCCTGTACGCGCAGCAGTACCTGCTCGACCGGATCTACCAGCTCTACACCAAGATCCCGCTGGGCGAGACCGCCGAGGGCTCCGTCGTCGTGTACGAGATAGGCCGGCTGCTGGAGACCGCCACCGCCGAGGCGCAGGACCGGCTCATCGATCCGGGACTGCTCGACGAGGCGCCCGCGGAACCGCGGGAGTACCTGTCCTGGCTGAAGCAGATGGCCCGTGGGCACCGGGTGTACAAGCACCCCTACTACCACGAGTTCATCCGCAACACGGCGACCGAGAGCGACCTGCGCAACTACGTGATGCAGGAGTCGGTGGTCGACGGCCGCTTCGACGACCTGCTCGCGCTGATGCAGGTGGGCACCGCCGGCGAGGCCAAGATGGAGATCGCCTCCAACTTCTGGGACGAGATGGGCAACGGCAAGCCCGCCGAGGTCCACACCACCCTCTTCAACAAGATCTTCGAGGTGTTCGAGATCTCGGAGGAGGAGCTGGAGCGCTCGCTCACCGCCACCTCGCTGCTCAACGGGAACCTCGCGGTCATGCTGTGCCGCCACCGCTCGCTGTACCCGGAGGCCGTGGGCTTCCTGGGGATGACCGAATGGATGGCGCCGGACCGGTTCGTCCAGGTCGTGCACGCCTGGGAGCGCCTCGGGCTGCCGGAGGTGGGGATCACCTACCACCGGCTGCACATCACCATCGACTCCCAGCACGCGCAGGGCTGGTTCCACAACGTGGTGCTGCCCGCCGCCGAGTCGGCGTACATGCGCCGCGCCATCGCCCGCGGCATCCTGTGGCGGCTCAACTCCTCCGCCGCGTACCTGGACGAGCGCATGCCGTCCGCCGCCGTCTGA
- a CDS encoding SRPBCC family protein codes for MTERSDGQTSGGLGTLTRELPTDRFLAEAQNLLAALGERAVANVTDKVEDLAHGGGLGGGLGPKVALAGGKHLLSEGASQLKSAVGGGISQVTEKAKETVSGGLGGGDGDKKNKKITVVNIVEQIDVGLPVSDAYNQWTQFEDFPGFMKKVEDVEQESETETNWKAQIFLSHRKWKATVIEQAPDELIVWESKGDKGHVDGAVTFHEVGPRLTRILLVLQYYPQGMFERTGNLWRAQGRRARLELKHFRRHAMSQVLLHPEEVEGWRGEVRDGEVVRSDEEVRDQETADEEEQGEEQPEEQPEDAYDEAAEGEEGEPRDEEEEEPEEEEPAAEDEEPEEDEPEDEEPAGHRRRRSSAKAR; via the coding sequence ATGACTGAACGATCGGACGGTCAGACTTCGGGCGGCCTGGGCACGTTGACCAGAGAACTGCCTACCGACCGCTTCCTGGCGGAAGCGCAGAACCTCCTCGCCGCCCTCGGAGAGCGAGCGGTCGCCAATGTGACCGACAAGGTCGAGGATCTGGCTCACGGCGGGGGACTGGGCGGCGGTCTCGGGCCCAAAGTGGCGCTCGCGGGGGGCAAACACCTTCTGTCCGAGGGCGCCTCGCAGTTGAAGTCCGCCGTCGGCGGCGGCATTTCCCAGGTGACGGAGAAGGCCAAGGAGACGGTTTCCGGTGGCCTGGGCGGCGGTGACGGCGACAAGAAGAACAAGAAGATCACGGTCGTCAACATCGTCGAACAGATCGACGTGGGTCTTCCGGTCTCCGACGCCTACAACCAGTGGACGCAGTTCGAGGACTTCCCCGGCTTCATGAAGAAGGTGGAGGACGTCGAGCAGGAATCCGAGACGGAGACGAACTGGAAGGCGCAGATCTTCCTCTCGCACCGCAAGTGGAAGGCGACCGTCATCGAGCAGGCGCCGGACGAGCTGATCGTCTGGGAGTCGAAGGGCGACAAGGGCCATGTCGACGGGGCGGTGACCTTCCATGAGGTCGGGCCGCGCCTCACCAGGATCCTGCTGGTTCTGCAGTACTACCCGCAGGGCATGTTCGAGCGGACCGGGAACCTCTGGCGTGCCCAGGGCCGCAGGGCCCGGCTCGAACTGAAGCACTTCCGCCGGCACGCGATGAGCCAGGTACTTCTGCACCCCGAGGAGGTCGAGGGGTGGCGGGGCGAGGTGCGCGACGGCGAGGTGGTGCGCAGCGATGAGGAGGTGCGCGACCAGGAGACGGCGGACGAGGAAGAGCAGGGCGAGGAGCAGCCCGAGGAGCAGCCCGAGGACGCGTACGACGAGGCGGCGGAAGGGGAGGAAGGAGAGCCGCGCGACGAGGAGGAAGAGGAACCCGAGGAAGAGGAACCCGCGGCGGAGGACGAGGAACCTGAGGAAGACGAACCCGAGGACGAGGAACCGGCCGGCCATCGGCGCAGGCGGTCCTCGGCGAAGGCGAGGTGA
- the dapF gene encoding diaminopimelate epimerase, producing the protein MTDFFKYQAAGNDYLVIDPRHTDFAVSPEAIRLVCDRHRGIGADGVLYGPLEQPRAGVPVPLALYNADGSDCGRSGNGLRMFALHLAAQEPGGESRDGREFTLRTTAGECPVRILDAAAGRVRVGMGRPSFDGADLPLLAEDGTPYRGRAVSVPLTVDGERLIVTCVYNGNPHTVVLVDEPTPRLARLLGPRIARHPRFPQATNVQFARMVDRNVMELEVFERGAGYVTASGAGACAAASAARELGLCDERVEVRMPGGGVEITVGADGRVTMTGDAEQVAVGTFAPALRARLDRLHGLDQLDHLDRPATPTVRSATETETATATATATATATETAARAAVAR; encoded by the coding sequence ATGACCGACTTCTTCAAGTACCAGGCGGCGGGCAACGACTACCTGGTGATCGATCCCCGCCACACCGACTTCGCCGTGAGCCCCGAGGCGATCCGGCTGGTCTGCGACCGGCACCGGGGCATCGGGGCTGACGGTGTGCTGTACGGGCCGCTGGAGCAGCCCCGGGCCGGCGTGCCCGTGCCGCTCGCCCTGTACAACGCCGACGGCTCCGACTGCGGCCGCAGCGGCAACGGCCTGCGGATGTTCGCCCTGCACCTGGCCGCGCAGGAGCCGGGCGGCGAGTCGCGGGACGGCCGGGAGTTCACCCTGCGCACGACCGCGGGCGAGTGCCCGGTACGGATCCTCGACGCCGCCGCGGGGCGTGTGCGGGTCGGCATGGGCCGCCCGAGCTTCGACGGCGCCGATCTGCCGCTGCTCGCCGAGGACGGCACCCCGTACCGCGGCCGGGCGGTGTCCGTCCCGCTGACGGTCGACGGGGAACGGCTGATCGTCACCTGTGTGTACAACGGCAACCCGCATACCGTGGTCCTGGTGGACGAGCCGACCCCACGGCTGGCCCGTCTGCTCGGCCCGAGGATCGCCCGGCACCCCCGCTTCCCGCAGGCCACCAATGTGCAGTTCGCGCGCATGGTGGACCGGAACGTGATGGAGCTCGAGGTCTTCGAGCGCGGCGCCGGCTATGTGACGGCGTCCGGCGCCGGCGCCTGTGCCGCGGCGTCCGCCGCGCGTGAACTCGGGCTGTGCGACGAGCGGGTGGAGGTCCGGATGCCGGGGGGCGGCGTGGAGATCACCGTGGGGGCGGACGGCCGGGTCACCATGACCGGCGACGCCGAGCAGGTGGCCGTCGGCACGTTCGCACCCGCGCTGCGCGCCCGACTCGACCGGCTCCACGGGCTCGACCAACTCGACCATCTCGACCGACCGGCGACGCCGACCGTTCGAAGCGCGACGGAGACGGAAACGGCTACGGCCACGGCCACGGCCACGGCTACGGCTACGGAGACAGCGGCGAGAGCGGCGGTGGCCCGGTGA
- a CDS encoding gas vesicle protein GvpO, whose translation MSQGTSHGTKSGTPRRSRPKDDEGEADESRSRRRAPEPQSREPQSREPQSREPEAREPESRRRPGVTARKAARYAAQHVQELTGEPAEGVTSLERSEDGWEVGIEVVETHRIPDSTDILAVYRVEVDGEGELVSYHRDRRYYRGRADDQ comes from the coding sequence ATGAGTCAGGGGACGAGCCACGGGACGAAGAGCGGGACGCCCCGGCGGTCCCGCCCGAAGGATGACGAAGGTGAGGCGGACGAGTCGCGAAGCCGTCGGCGCGCGCCCGAGCCGCAGTCACGCGAGCCGCAGTCACGCGAGCCGCAGTCACGCGAGCCGGAGGCACGCGAGCCGGAGTCACGTCGGCGCCCGGGCGTCACCGCGCGCAAGGCCGCCCGGTACGCGGCGCAGCATGTGCAGGAACTCACCGGCGAACCGGCCGAGGGCGTGACCTCCCTGGAGCGCAGCGAGGACGGCTGGGAGGTGGGCATCGAGGTCGTCGAGACGCACCGGATACCCGACTCCACCGACATCCTCGCCGTCTACCGCGTCGAGGTGGACGGCGAGGGAGAACTCGTCTCGTACCACCGCGACCGCCGGTACTACCGGGGAAGGGCGGATGACCAGTGA
- the gvpJ gene encoding gas vesicle protein GvpJ — MTVAGQRNRYLDRPSSGGLVEVIDLILDKGLVIDIYVRVSLVGIELLTIDARIVIASVDTYLRFAEAVNRLDLARSGTETRGLPGIMDEIHEGGAEHKTKGVLEGAKDKAQEILGGRDEDEEEQPEDEEGAYDEEGEEEDEEQLEPAETKPRRTSRTAGRKGRDR; from the coding sequence ATGACCGTCGCCGGCCAACGCAACCGTTACCTGGACCGGCCCTCCTCGGGCGGTCTGGTCGAGGTGATCGACCTGATCCTTGACAAGGGTCTGGTCATCGACATCTACGTCCGGGTGTCACTGGTGGGCATCGAGCTGCTGACCATCGACGCCCGCATAGTGATCGCCAGCGTCGACACGTATCTGCGCTTCGCGGAGGCGGTGAACCGTCTCGACCTCGCCCGCAGCGGAACCGAGACGCGTGGCCTGCCCGGGATCATGGACGAGATCCACGAGGGGGGCGCCGAGCACAAGACGAAGGGTGTCCTGGAGGGGGCGAAGGACAAGGCCCAGGAGATCCTCGGCGGGCGCGACGAGGACGAGGAGGAGCAGCCCGAGGACGAAGAGGGTGCGTACGACGAAGAGGGCGAGGAAGAGGACGAGGAGCAGTTGGAGCCGGCGGAGACGAAGCCCCGACGCACCTCGCGCACCGCCGGTCGTAAGGGACGCGACCGATGA